tgttttatgagtattCTAGTcctattaaaaaatttatgccAGTAGTAAACATTGAGAACTTCATATGCTTTTTTTGATACTTGTATCGATTCGCACCTGCTTCGCTATTGCATGAACTAACTCATCATACGAGGCATACTCTTTGAAAACTACTGCATCTATAGAGTAATTAACGAAACAATTGTCATCGTTCCAAAACCGTAATGTCGAATTATCGTTATATTAGACATTACTTCAATTTAGAACGGTAAATTCAGGACTGCAAAAAATTAGCAACAAAATCATCCGTAAGACTGTTGTATCATCTATATCTGTATAAATTGGTCATGAACATTAATTGAACTATTAAATACCTTTTGCTGTATATAATGGCGACGAGATGAATCCAACAATGGCTGTATACGTCAACAAAAAGGATCTACGTAGAAACTGATACATACAACATCGAATAGAGATTCGCAATTTAATTCTGAAATAGTTTTATGCATGGAATTGGTAGAATTGAATTCTAAATTTTGACTGAAATTACTCTGTTTTCAGCTATTGATGATGcaaatttgaattcaaatttgaatGTATGGAGGAATAAAGAGCCGtgttaatttttggaaaatatctGTTAAGCATGATTTTAGgaagattttatttttgtttgccATGTTTAAAAAGATTTGGTTCCACGGTTTCAGCAAATTTTTAACTAACTGTATTCCTGAATACAGTATTAAGCCGATTTGGATACACGAGGAAGGTGGGTTGGATTTGCTACAATACGTAAATAATGAAAGTGTTGCTACGCTGCATCTTTAACCCTCAAATGTTAGTCATTTGTGAAATTTGCCCTATATTATATCTCTTTACCAAAATCTCTATCTTGGCATATAATTATATCTCTTTACCGAAAATCTCTatcttgttattttattttttatccgGGAGAAGAGgatgatttaaacaagtttattgatttaaatgatctttatcttatttattttagtCCTAATTCTCGGGGAGGAATtaactcaaataagtttattgatttaaatgatttttatcttatttctttcaccCCAATTCTCATggagggattgactcaaataagtttagtGATTTAGCAAAGGCTAATCGAAAGAGGCTTTTGTTCACTTGGTGCACTCAACTAAGATAATTCTTGTTTGAAGTCATTACTTTAATTGGTTAACTCACACTAATTGAAAGAGatgttattaattaattattgtttAATGTCACTAATTAATTGTCAATATATTAATAGTGTAAGCGAGAGTGTGCTATTAACATATTGTCATTATGTGGAGTGATTGTATAAGAAATAAACAATCATTCTTTCAACAACGAATAgacttttgattttattatatgattttatcttGCCGATTCAAAATATCCCAACCTCTATCTTTTattagaaaaattcaaaaatatttcttattttgttatcataattttcaagacttttgaACAACTccattttcatcaatttgatcctctcaaatagtaacaaaaataatacaaatctATAGCCTAGGTGGTTCTAATCTTTGTGGGATGATATCTTAAACTTTACTATAATTTAACTGAATACGAGCAGAAAATACCTATGCACATTGGTCTCGTCACTTTCATTAGGATAGATAGCAGACTATTTCAATTTCATAGTGTACACCTACATGGAAGTAGTAGTTATTTGTCCCAGaaataatgatttctaaaatacTTAATTGATATATAAATCATAATTGCATGGACATGTATCCTTTGTCTGACTTACTAATTATACAAAGAGACACTGTTCATGGACATGTATCCTTTGTCTGACTTACTAATTATACAAAGAGACACTTTCTTTAGGGTAGAAacctaaaaaaagaaagaagtgatACTTAAATCGAGATTTAGAgggagtttttttttccttttctattttaaaaagtttccCTCTTCACACACTTCGTTTTGTTTGCAATTTATATGTGCATGCCATGTGACAAAATTGTGAGGTATTAGCTACCGAAAAAGTATGTTTAAGATGTGTAATAATAGGTGCTGagaatattattaaaaaaataaaatgtgtgtttttttttaaacacaatgtttaaaattagtttgaattatttgttatattttactAGTGTAACTAATATACTAAGCAGCGattaaaaagttattttaattgaGAGAACACCACTTTATAATATAAGAATATAATAGTTAATTAATTAGAAATTTGAAATCATTGAATTTTTACTAACATCACACTTATATTTAAAGTTCtcttatgaaaaatttacaGATAAGAATGTTACATGAAATCTATAGAGCCACCAATTTtcgaaaagaagaaaaagatacaACAATTATTAGACagttttagtgaaaaaatatcATTGTTAACTCCAAGAGTTCTATGTAAAGATGGAATTAACTATAATCATGATTTGTTCCTTCGTTCCTAAAAATGCAGCACAACATCCAGGAGATCTTAATTATAttatcaaaattttcataatacTAAGCTTAACTATATATTTAGCATAATTATCCCAATTTAAGTACCTGTTATTATGTCTGAACTTTGCGTCGAGCTAGGTAAAGAATATCAGGTAGGCAAattttaaacttgttaacaatggaTGAAACTACACCATGACACATTCAATGGAGCATTACTTTGTAAGAAAGTAGATTAGGACAATGAAGCATTTCTTTTTATTAGGAAACCACTAATCTATGAGATGGCCTGTTAATGTATTGCTTTGAACTATATTATCACACTTCATGTTTGTACATAGCATATGAAAATTTCTTAGATGGTATTCTCCCAGAATTATTATCTATCCAGTTCGCTAGACGCTACTGATAGGCCAcgatgaaataaaaaaaatctatgtaGACGATATTAATAGTCGGTTTTAATCATATTAGTACGGTTATGTAGgtcctatgttttatgagtattCTAGTcctattaaaaaatttatgccAGTAGTAAACATTGAGAACTTCATATGctttttatttagtataataTTGTCCTGAGATTAACTCCGTCTCACATAGCTGGTCCCAAGCGTGAATAAAGAAAGAGGGTTGTGGTAGGTTGGCAGCCAACGTAAAACTTGTCAATTTGAAGAATCCTCATAATACATATGGTATGATTTGAGCTTAAATAGAGAAATCAGAAACATAGTCGTTGATGATTCATATTGCCGACCTCAACTCATTTAAAACTGACACGTAGTTGTTATCATATAATGTTGGGTTGAGATtgaatttaaatgaacaaatataGATAGTGAGGATAATTGAGCCTTTGCTTATTTGAGACTTAGGCATAATTGTTAGGAGATGAAATTGTTCGCAATATACTAATTGGAAACCAAAGTATAGCTTGAGAAACTATGTTTTGCTTAGATCCAAAGTCGCTAGACACAGTTTGAAAGCAAAAATTAAGAAATGAAATAGATACATCCAGTGGATGAGAACATATTAATATTACTGGTTTCATCATCAGTAAATAGGATATCTGAAGGTACTACAATAAATACTCTTCATTCTATATTTTACCCACTAATAAAAAAACCTATTAGTAGTTAACTTTTTGTTTGGCATATTGTGTCAGTCTATACAAAATCCGATTAGTAGTAAACTATTTGTTTGGCACATTGTGTCAGTCTATACAACTCTCCCACATCGAAGACTCAAAGcagtttttgaaatttaaatacaGCTAGTTGATACAGTCTATCCGCCGAGCTCAGTAACGAGGGCTTGTAATCCAAGTGGAGGCATTATTGTGGCGGAATCTTGGGCTGTCCCAGATGGTTGGGCTTTGTGGGCTAATTTCTGGCCTGCCCTGTCCAAGCGCAGAGTTGGATCCTGTGGCCCAATCGAAAGAATGAGCTGCCGGATTCCTAAAGTGGGGCGGAATGCGTGAGGCTGGTTTCACAGTGCAACGAACAGCTCCCGCTCTGTGCAGTGGAAGGATAACGGGACAGTGTTCACCAAGTTCAGTATCGCCTAATGGGCTGCTCCAAAGAACTTGTTTATTTTAATCCTTTTGTTATAAAGCAAAGAAATATAGTTCTTTAGATTGAAGTACCaacttttaatttctttagAAGCTAACCTTTTTACATTCAAGATCaaataatatatgataatgagcGTTTTTTTATTCTTTGCTGAAGAatcataccaaaaaaaaaaaaagataaaacagTTTTCacaataaatgtagagagataaGGCTAAAAGGAGACAGATATAGAGACCACTTAGCGGGGAACTACTTACTTATACTTGATATTCACATCAATATAATCATCAGAGTCATAAATTAATGTAGCAATAATACCACGTAGTGATGACTAATTAGTGAAAGTTCGTATACGAGGAACGTCTCTTAAATACGTTTGTTTTATATAAGCACCAAGGCTGGTTTCACAGTGCAACGAACAGCTCCCGCTCTGTGCAGTGGAAGGATAACGGGACAGTGTTCACCAAGTTCAGTATCGCCTAATGGGCTGCTCCAAAGAACTTGTTTATTTTAATCCTTTTGTTATAAAGCAAAGAAATATAGTTCTTTAGATTGAAGTACCaacttttaatttctttagAAGCTAACCTTTTTTACATTCAAGATCaaataatatatgataatgagcGTTTTTTTATTCTTTGCTGAAGAatcataccaaaaaaaaaaaaaaaaagataaaacgAGCTTTTCacaataaatgtagagagataaGGCTAAAAGGAGACAGATATAGAGACCACTTAGCGGGGAACTACTTACTTATACTTGATATTCACATCAATATAATCATCAGAGTCATAAATTAATGTAGCAATAATACCACGTAGTGATGACTAATTAGTGAAAGTTCGTATACGAGGAACGTCTCTTAAATACGTTTGTTTTATATAAGCACCAAAATGGTCGGTTTCACGGTGCAACGAATGCCTCCCGCTCCGTGCTGGAAGGATAACGGGACAAAGTGTTCACCAAGTTCGATCGCCTAATGGGTCGCTCCAAAGAACTTGTTTATTTTAATCCTTTTGTTATAAAGCAAAGAAATATAGTTCTTTAGATTGAAGTACCaacttttaatttctttagAAGCTAACCTTTTTACATTCAAGATCaaataatatatgataatgagcGTTTTTTTATTCTTTGTGAAGAatcataccaaaaaaaaaaaaaaaaaaaagataaaacagCTTTTCacaataaatgtagagagataaggctaaaaggagatgatatagAGACCACTTAGCGGGGAACTACTTACTTATACTTGATATTCACATCAATATAATCATCAGAGTCATAAATTAATGTAGCAATAATACCACGTAGTGATGACTAATTAGTGAAAGTTCGTATACGAGGAACGTCTCTTAAATACGTTTGTTTTATATAAGCACCAAGTGCGAGTAAAGTTTTACCTTTTAAATTTCATTCCCGAACAAAAGTACTAAGATTGATAATATCTTAAACTAGATATTAGTTTGGGTCTTTGGGATTTTTGTTAATGTTGGAAGTTTATTTTTGGCAGTGTGTGTTGCTACtcatttttaatttctatttgtAGAATTAGTTATCTTTTCACACAAACTTCAGTGgttcttttccacttttaaagattttagaaaaattactcTATCCAACTTTATACTAATAAGTTGTTTAACAGAAATACAGAATTCAAAACAATGGTTGAAAAGATAGTTGTAATATAGGAAATATCACAGCACGAATTTGAATAACTGCataagtttaatttttaaatgcATGAAAAGTCGGTATATTTATCTTTTACACTGTTCACTAATTACGTAAAACTATATGAACGACCACgcttttgaaaaaagaaaatgataaaacAAGGACTAAAGCATAAACGATTGTTGACTCGCAAAATCATCAGAATATGCTCATAATTACTTGGACATAAATTTGTCTATGGGGGAAAATGGAAACTTTATACAAAGaaaatttatattcatgcttattCTGTAGATATCCTCAATGTTTTGTGCAGTAATCAATCATATTTTTATCTATGCAATAAGAAGATACTGAAGCAAGAAAAACCCATGTTCCTCAACCTCTTCAAAAGTACCTCTGGcgtgtcggattctccaaaagatatgcatttttgaaggatccgacacggggGAGGCAGCATTTTTGAAGGGTCCCGAGCAACATAGACAAAAACAAAGTATCTCCTAGAGTTGACTAACAGCAGCTGTTCCACTGGAGTAACTCGGATTGGCGGCAAAAGCTGCCCATTATAGCATCTTAGTCCATGAAGCCAAGAAAGGGAACATGGAAATCAATAATCGTAACAACAAGGGCGTATCACTTTTTGCTTCTGGTGTACTTAACTTACCCTTTTCTGTAGGTATATTTGAAGTTTTAACGGATGATTGAAATGAGCTTTTAAAGCCAGTTCTAGATTCTGTTTCTCGATCAAGTTCATCCCACCCTCCATATCTAGACACCTCTTGGTCATCCTTATTGGTTGAGACTTCATTGTTGGAAACCCATGATTGATAACCCGACTTTCTCTTCCCCGTCTTGGGGCTTCCTCTTCTCCAAAAGTTTGTCTTGCTTGAGGTGGGAGCACGCTGTCTCTTCTTAGTTTTACTCTTGCTCCTTGGTTTGTCTTGTGTCGCATCCAGCATCTTTTGGATCGCAAAAGAAAATGTGGATTGTCCAAGAGGGATGGCTAATGCCATAAGAAAAGCTTTAGGTCCTCCTGTTATCAGCAATGCTATTATAATTGGTGGAAGCGCCCAACCGTAGGACCAGAAAACCTGCACTGCCCAAGAATGCTAACTTGTAAGTTATTTGACAAAAATCATCTGCTTATGTTAAAATTTCTGTTGGAGTTTTAGCAAGACTAGTCATTATCT
This portion of the Lycium ferocissimum isolate CSIRO_LF1 chromosome 1, AGI_CSIRO_Lferr_CH_V1, whole genome shotgun sequence genome encodes:
- the LOC132042657 gene encoding uncharacterized protein LOC132042657; this translates as MSNIGQWNGLSSMRNGGLLLLHLPSKPLNPNHSLLVFFTKKPNSLNPANYSLSSHFLLQQPFHICCKSNKWDSNAETIKNQNFSGVGGLEDEQEELDEDEILDQGAQVLEEYIQSIWIFKVFWSYGWALPPIIIALLITGGPKAFLMALAIPLGQSTFSFAIQKMLDATQDKPRSKSKTKKRQRAPTSSKTNFWRRGSPKTGKRKSGYQSWVSNNEVSTNKDDQEVSRYGGWDELDRETESRTGFKSSFQSSVKTSNIPTEKGKLSTPEAKSDTPLLLRLLISMFPFLASWTKML